From the Toxoplasma gondii ME49 chromosome VIIa, whole genome shotgun sequence genome, one window contains:
- a CDS encoding hypothetical protein (encoded by transcript TGME49_281660) yields the protein MACGVWHAPRGSCVLSADACVKLGGAALCRALTIFVEFFPVRRLASVIGFSRRSEPTPLRGGRHKSTAVGGNCVPRGVGQVGLPAEDAEDFRCVKPNRGADRQRSIRFSSVFICVEARAPSTTLLPRSSRSFSRQMYRENCPGFEYRLSLPSPPWGTL from the coding sequence ATGGCATGCGGCGTCTGGCATGCCCCCCGAGGATCGTGCGTGCTCTCTGCGGACGCTTGTGTGAAGTTGGGCGGCGCAGCGCTTTGTCGGGCCCTGACTATTTTCGTTGAATTCTTTCCGGTCCGGCGCTTGGCATCTGTGATCGGTTTTTCGCGTAGGTCGGAACCGACGCCTCTTCGAGGCGGAAGACACAAAAGTACCGCAGTCGGCGGAAATTGCGTTCCGCGGGGTGTCGGCCAGGTGGGGTTGCCCGCCGAGGACGCTGAAGATTTCCGTTGTGTCAAACCGAATCGAGGCGCCGACAGACAACGCAGcattcgtttttcctccgttttcaTCTGCGTGGAAGCGCGTGCTCCTTCCACGACGCTCCTGCCGCGGTCTTCGCggtccttctctcgccagATGTACCGCGAAAACTGCCCGGGCTTCGAGTACCGCCTGTcgcttccgtctcctccctgGGGTACGCTCTAG
- a CDS encoding protein kinase, putative (encoded by transcript TGME49_281675~Signal peptide predicted by SignalP 2.0 HMM (probability 0.967) with cleavage site probability 0.501 at residue 42~Predicted trans-membrane domain (TMHMM2.0):20-43) codes for MTGGAAAPRSSSGASRTPLSLRFSLTLLCSLVALLTLSVSLSTPASHTYVFAVVAADTGVSSVPGHERGASKAGPDATVKSKRRRERSKKSDGNVSAKGGPEESEMQDQSTTDVDFETTPPVARDAKTQSKRDATTRGKKGKRSRRKRGEKSKKGNREAGAKGDSEASLTEGESKADIGGETTAQVERDATTKGKKSKRRRSRSRRKRGEKSKKGNREAGAKGDSEASLTEGESKADIGGETTAQVERDATRKGKKSKRSRSRSRRKRGEKSKKGNREAEAKGDSEASLTEGESKADIGGETTAQVEREATRKGKKSKRRRSRSRRKRGEKSKKGNREAEAKGDSEASLTEGESKADIGGETTAQVERDATRKGKKSKRRRSRSRRKRGEKSKKGNREAEAKGDSEASLTEGESKADIGGETTAQVERDATRKGKKSKRRRSRSRRKRGEKSKKGNREAGAKGDSEASLTEGESKADIGGETTAQVERDPTRKGKKSKRSRSRSRRKRGEKSKKGNREAEAKGDSEASLTEGESKADIGGETTAQVERDATTKGKKSKRSRSKGKRGEKSKEADLQEGAKGDSEASLTEGESKADIGGETTAQVERDATTKGKKSKRSRSKGKRGEKTMKRDTQLAGKGEPQTAAIVDALLQMESGSLTEREAVAKDPKEGNADAIVGTDSIEARVAVSAERTEEGGKPAEAVSAADASKSAEQGRQKSTKRGKKRHRRNRKRSKSKKSHTGSSAPTTAGVSAPTGSLPLSSETPTSAEKEATEFLLSSGFPAISAVLASRGSKLDAAKKSKGAPGSTSVVDSESVVSGRERQTHDEFLPPVDVASVLRRANTGDESLFDPDEADNTSAATKAFEVTDDEPKAEKPSETETQLQELMATVPQLDELLQKLPKLEELATRVPQLERLSESEAQREASNEHGRHSAELRATGPSLDEPMRGPRFGALQATESKPVPTSLANVLISSLVFPPRLSLLFAQPASGATQKKATVGEQTSPADSPQTKGALPPTAELPKERAAANSNVETTAKSQGDSEAEKLLKELRELEKGMQSQTVGDISSTRGETESDNSRTRPESDIKYRGMSGSFSGSGPASSRHMKHRVSIRGSFGEADVVLLHQKPQRGDETAERTSSFSATADNSVSGPRRRGFGPVPRSIFGSAFSDLEAELQGDVAEFGDAAGIEESFGFFGERRGGGDRSRRSRERRSEDRSRRRRKGSKGHREAGSSAATPGSRHLRQVDRRSGLARAEDVDPEESSEESRGSREEHSMKKLPARERSSRSAGPSLSRRRSRLDHELEQRRAKEAMEAAETFDERGGYGSGGHNWLTPGPPLVVSGESWPRRGLLYPEPALLLEDSRAVQMMENAAKELAHSRQTPVLPGDRGRVAAAGGAFERLFPRGALFTLQPTHGQPFEPKTLKRGRFLKAGGGTLLFEVWEGRTRWALRLHLTELSERERTGLVSRFPVDRVSGAGVSAWQRTADGVCAEAEELELHAVRILMQQNEQPRDLFCRERIALPVAVGEVSSLPKVTQLRDGEHVTNIGGLYPLAACDMRELAEQYVMPEEVKLEAVRQMVAAVGRLHSRGVVHLDLKLEHFLLDNHGKVYLGDLSTSEKITGVNVEPTSCEFGSLESLSPEHLACWARQQRKFTPSMATDSWSLGVAIVQLWCGEAPFRVPDALWSNGPVAVAQYLDQLLRRTDGEIDFSGCPGGDITNPELKRIVTGLLTYDRVKRWLPLDVLFTSPLMIDPAVARNASSPSVSPLTSGKRSSKNRKRNN; via the coding sequence atgaCGGGCGGCGCGGCTGCGCCCCGCTCCTCTTCGGGGGCCTCTCGCacacctctctctctgcgtttctctctgacgcttctctgctctctcgtagccctcctcactctctctgtctctctctccactcccGCTTCTCACACCTATgtcttcgccgtcgtcgcCGCCGACACCGGCGTATCCTCTGTCCCTGGACACGAGCGTGGAGCTTCCAAGGCCGGGCCAGACGCGACCGTGAAATCTAAGAGGCGTCGTGAGAGATCCAAGAAAAGCGATGGAAACGTCTCCGCGAAAGGCGGTCCAGAAGAGTCAGAGATGCAGGACCAATCGACCACCGACGTCGACTTCGAGACAACGCCTCCCGTGGCACGTGATGCAAAGACTCAAAGCAAACGTGATGCAACgacaagagggaagaagggcaagaggagcagaaggaagcgtGGTGAGAAGTCCAAGAAAGGCAATCGGGAGGCGGGTGCGAAAGGCGATTCAGAGGCGTCACTGACGGAAGGCGAATCGAAGGCCGACATCGGAGGGGAGACGACAGCCCAGGTGGAACGCGATGCGACAacaaaagggaagaagagtaagaggagaaggagcaggagcagaaggaagcgtGGTGAGAAGTCCAAGAAAGGCAATCGGGAGGCAGGAGCGAAAGGCGATTCAGAGGCGTCACTGACGGAAGGCGAATCGAAGGCCGACATCGGAGGGGAGACGACAGCCCAGGTGGAACGCGATGCAacaagaaaagggaagaagagtaagaggagcaggagcaGGAGCAGGAGGAAGCGTGGTGAGAAGTCCAAGAAAGGCAATCGGGAGGCGGAAGCGAAAGGCGATTCTGAGGCGTCACTGACGGAAGGCGAATCGAAGGCCGACATCGGAGGGGAGACGACAGCCCAGGTGGAACGCGAGGCAacaagaaaagggaagaagagtaagaggagaaggagcaggagcagaaggaagcgtGGTGAGAAGTCCAAGAAAGGCAATCGGGAGGCGGAAGCGAAAGGCGATTCTGAGGCGTCACTGACGGAAGGCGAATCGAAGGCCGACATCGGAGGGGAGACGACAGCCCAGGTGGAACGCGATGCAacaagaaaagggaagaagagtaagaggagaaggagcaggagcagaaggaagcgtGGTGAGAAGTCCAAGAAAGGCAATCGGGAGGCGGAAGCGAAAGGCGATTCTGAGGCGTCACTGACGGAAGGCGAATCGAAGGCCGACATCGGAGGGGAGACGACAGCCCAGGTGGAACGCGATGCAacaagaaaagggaagaagagtaagaggagaaggagcaggagcagaaggaagcgtGGTGAGAAGTCCAAGAAAGGCAATCGGGAGGCAGGAGCGAAAGGCGATTCAGAGGCGTCACTGACGGAAGGCGAATCGAAGGCCGACATCGGAGGGGAGACGACAGCCCAGGTGGAACGCGATCCAacaagaaaagggaagaagagtaagaggagcaggagcaGGAGCAGGAGGAAGCGTGGTGAGAAGTCCAAGAAAGGCAATCGGGAGGCGGAAGCGAAAGGCGATTCAGAGGCGTCACTGACGGAAGGCGAATCGAAGGCCGACATCGGAGGGGAGACGACAGCCCAGGTGGAACGCGATGCAACAacaaaagggaagaagagtaagaggagcaggagcaAGGGGAAGCGTGGTGAGAAGTCTAAGGAAGCCGATCTTCAGGAGGGTGCGAAAGGCGATTCAGAGGCGTCACTGACGGAAGGCGAATCGAAGGCCGACATCGGAGGGGAGACGACAGCCCAGGTGGAACGCGATGCAACAacaaaagggaagaagagtaagaggagcaggagcaAGGGGAAGCGTGGTGAGAAGACCATGAAACGCGATACGCAGTTGGCTGGGAAAGGCGAGCCGCAGACGGCCGCGATTGTCGATGCGTTGCTCCAGATGGAGAGCGGGTCGTTGACCGAAAGGGAAGCCGTGGCAAAAGATCCGAAAGAAGGTAATGCAGATGCGATTGTCGGGACCGACTCGATCGAAGCAAGAGTCGCTGTCAGCGCggagagaacggaagaaggcggcaagCCAGCTGAGGCGGTTTCTGCCGCCGATGCTTCCAAATCGGCCGAACAGGGCCGGCAGAAGTCCAcgaagagggggaagaagcgcCACCGCAGAAACCGCAAGAGGAGCAAGTCGAAGAAGTCTCACACAGGCTCCAGCGCGCCGACCACCGCTGGTGTTTCCGCACCGACAGGCTCGCTCCCCCTGTCTTCCGAGACTCCGACctctgcagaaaaggaggcgaCAGAGTTTCTGCTCAGCAGCGGTTTCCCCGCCATCTCAGCGGTTCTCGCGAGTCGCGGGTCGAAGCTTGACGCCGCGAAAAAGTCGAAGGGGGCCCCCGGGTCGACCTCGGTGGTCGATTCGGAGTCAGTCGTTTCAGGACGCGAGCGACAGACGCACGATGAGTTTCTGCCTCCCGTCGACGTCGCTTCCGTACTCAGGAGGGCGAACACAGGGGACGAGTCTCTCTTCGACCCAGACGAGGCGGATAACACCAGCGCTGCGACCAAGGCTTTTGAGGTGACAGATGACGAACCCAAGGCTGAAAAGCCGAGTGAGACTGAAACGCAGTTACAGGAGTTGATGGCGACTGTTCCTCAGCTTGACGAGCTGTTGCAGAAGTTACCTAAGCTTGAAGAGCTCGCGACGAGGGTTCCTCAGCTTGAAAGGCTGTCCGAGAGTGAGGCTCAGCGTGAAGCGTCAAACGAGCATGGTCGTCATTCTGCCGAGCTGAGAGCGACTGGTCCTTCGCTGGATGAGCCAATGCGTGGGCCTCGGTTTGGCGCGCTGCAAGCGACCGAGTCGAAGCCAGTCCCGACGTCTCTCGCGAACGTTCTAATCTCGTCTCTTGTCTTCCCTCCTCGCTTGTCGTTGCTCTTCGCCCAGCCTGCCAGCggggcgacgcagaagaaggcgaccgTTGGAGAACAAACTTCTCCGGCAGACTCCCCGCAGACGAAAGGAGCGCTGCCGCCGACTGCAGAGTTGCCGAAGGAGCGGGCAGCGGCTAACTCGAATGTCGAGACAACAGCTAAGTCTCAgggcgacagcgaagcggAGAAGCTGTTGAAAGAGTTGAGGGAGCTCGAGAAGGGGATGCAGTCGCAGACGGTCGGAGACATCAGTTCGACGCGGGGTGAGACAGAGTCTGACAATTCGCGGACTCGGCCCGAGAGCGATATCAAGTACCGGGGTATGTCGGGCTCGTTTTCCGGTTCCGGCCCGGCATCTTCGCGGCATATGAAGCACCGCGTGAGTATTCGTGGTTCGTTTGGTGAAGCGGATGTTGTCCTTCTGCACCAAAAGCCACAACGCGGCGACGAGACCGCCGAGCGCACCAGCAGCTTCTCGGCAACCGCCGACAACAGCGTCTCTGGGCCTCGGCGCCGCGGCTTCGGCCCTGTCCCGCGCTCCATCTTCGGTTCCGCGTTCAGCGACTTGGAAGCGGAACTCCAAGGCGACGTCGCCGAGTTCGGTGACGCGGCCGGCATCGAGGAGagcttcggcttcttcggcgAGAGGCGTGGCGGGGGTGaccgcagccgccgcagccgcgaGCGGAGGAGCGAGGACCGGtcgcgacgcagacgcaagGGCAGCAAGGGCCATCGCGAGGCCGGTTCGTCTGCAGCAACCCCAGGCTCGAGACACCTGCGGCAGGTGGACCGCCGATCCGGATTGGCGCGCGCCGAAGACGTCGACCCCGAAGAGAGCAGTGAGGAAAGTCGCGGAAGCCGTGAAGAGCACTCCATGAAAAAGCTGCCAGCCCGCGAGCGCAGCTCCCGATCGGCCGGTCCGAGCCTTTCGCGCAGACGTTCGCGCCTCGATCACGAACTGGAGCAGCGACGTGCCAAGGAAGCGatggaggcggcagagacgtTCGACGAGCGCGGTGGGTACGGCAGCGGAGGTCACAACTGGCTGACGCCTGGGCCGCCCCTCGTTGTGTCTGGTGAGAGCTGGCCGAGACGCGGGCTGCTGTATCCGGAGCCGGCGTTGCTGTTGGAGGACTCTCGCGCGGTGCAGATGATGGAGAACGCGGCGAAGGAACTTGCGCATTCGCGGCAGACGCCAGTTCTCCCGGGCGACCGCGGCAGAGTCGCCGCCGCGGGTGGCGCGTTCGAGAGGCTCTTTCCACGTGGTGCCCTGTTCACACTGCAGCCGACGCACGGTCAGCCGTTCGAGCCGAAGACCTTGAAGCGCGGCCGCTTCCTCAAGGCCGGCGGAGGCACCCTTCTCTTCGAAGTCTGGGAGGGTCGAACGCGCTGGGCCCTGCGCCTGCACCTGACGGAGCTGAGTGAGCGGGAGCGGACTGGGCTCGTGTCACGTTTCCCCGTCGACCGAGTTTCGGGTGCCGGCGTGAGTGCATGGCAGCGGACGGCGGATGGCGTCTGCGCAGAGGCTGAGGAGctcgagctgcatgcagtgcggATTCTCATGCAGCAGAACGAGCAACCGCGGGACCTGTTCTGCCGCGAGAGAATCGCGCTGCCCGTAGCCGTGGGCGAAGTCTCCTCGCTGCCCAAGGTGACGCAGCTCCGCGACGGCGAGCACGTGACCAACATCGGAGGCCTGTACCCGCTCGCGGCATGCGACATGCGGGAGCTGGCGGAGCAGTACGTGATGCCCGAGGAAGTGAAGCTCGAGGCCGTGCGGCAGATGGTTGCGGCGGTCGGCCGTCTGCACTCGCGTGGAGTCGTCCACCTGGACCTGAAGCTCGAGCACTTTCTGCTCGACAACCATGGCAAAGTGTACCTTGGAGACTTGTCGACGAGCGAGAAGATCACGGGCGTCAACGTCGAGCCGACCAGCTGCGAGTTCGGCTCCCTCGAGAGTCTGAGCCCCGAGCACCTCGCCTGCTGGGCGCGACAGCAAAGGAAGTTCACGCCCTCAATGGCCACCGACTCGTGGTCTCTCGGTGTCGCCATCGTCCAGCTATGGTGCGGCGAAGCGCCCTTCCGCGTCCCCGACGCGCTCTGGAGCAATGGCCCGGTCGCCGTCGCGCAGTACCTCGACCAACTCCTCAGACGGACAGATGGGGAGATCGACTTCTCCGGCTGTCCAGGAGGCGACATCACGAACCCTGAACTGAAGCGCATTGTGACTGGCCTCCTCACTTACGACCGCGTCAAGCGCTGGCTGCCGCTTGACGTCCTCTTCACCTCTCCTCTGATGATCGACCCCGCTGTGGCCAGAAACGCATCGAGcccttccgtttctcccttGACCTCCGGGAAACGCTCGagcaaaaacagaaaaagaaataACTGA
- the KMTOX gene encoding SET domain containing lysine methyltransferase KMTox (encoded by transcript TGME49_281900~Gene product name based on ToxoDB Community Expert Annotation.): MASECVDENSKPWMRVTVSCALLPEVLKQGAEAGGAVKLTGNPSEQSSEDGSHHCSSNFQNSPVTSDLSVLDASPCGLPAEKRKPPHRETSISSNASQSEREIAPTATRRLSPKPETATLSPSESSSLTAATLSNCSSRVQSSSDEKIGNCPSTSACSVSQTTASSEAPSWLSSGASTAQVLSERRGSIEEQPAPETSAAAVRVSRSSSDSENLFASCSASLRNLEPDDISDPENEAAAPACAETGASRAQDAAAVRADAENLGEGESHMETASTRAESLAKDAISSKVSRRGSAHTSSDASGQCQDALPSVGEGKPGEMNGREEDGEAEKPEASAESLQGSDGQANESEAPKPGGGRVDAKMRAKFKREFVRSWVDINRAPSWPPIKKNKYLSSDWKRVDLRTAAGEIRVETKKHRLFLNDLCFLFDGVYTQKSTLGRKAGLGLFCERPEGLHKGQIITEFVGWLVDRDLAESYRKQRTASHIVAVQKGFLYIDGAKEPAYGMGGGSFANDGSEFLGGPGNNAQFYHWFDDELGRTRVFLRATADIKNGEEIFVPYHKTYWVDNFEEQAENCPDAFKQRKLEQLRRRYKNPEFVHIPHREEVAMREREEAERRKRDKEESEKKKAAAKQPRCPVKRPCSAYLLFSVARRKELLKACGILSKGDDEPASQQVSESPEVPREGQRKRRASSASQAAAPVPAAANKRRKAEKDEPSSPEETKRGQVVAAAGLKRGAARPACVGDETAQKLAGWLAKDGAANVRTLCAELTREVAREWGNMRPEEKKPWEQLAEKEKIRYAKAVRTWREKLKKKKSGRETATRKRKVPCSRKGHGTEKGEKAGKVKPQADTSPREAAPEGTETRDHEDVQAGAKDRAATQKER, from the exons ATGGCTTCCGAGTGCGTGGATGAGAACTCGAAACCGTGGATGCGTGTCACGGTGAGCTGTGCCCTCCTCCCGGAGGTGCTCAAACAAGGCGCGGAGGCAGGAGGCGCGGTGAAACTTACCGGGAACCCGTCTGAACAGAGCTCCGAAGACGGCAGCCACCACTGCTCCTCAAACTTCCAGAACTCTCCTGTTACATCGGACTTGTCCGTCCTCGATGCCTCGCCGTGCGGCCTGCCCGCCGAAAAGCGCAAGCctccacacagagagacgtcCATCTCGTCGAACGCCTCTCAGTCGGAAAGGGAAATTGCCCCCACAGCCACTCGACGGCTTTCTCCGAAACCTGAGACAGCGACTTTGTCGCCGTCCGAGTCCAGCTCCCTCACTGCCGCGACTCTCTCCAACTGCTCCTCACGTGTGCAGTCAAGCAGCGACGAGAAAATCGGAAACTGCCCGTCCACGTCTGCGTGTTCGGTTTCCCAGACTACCGCTTCGTCGGAAGCCCCCTCTTGGCTTTCCTCAGGTGCGTCTACAGCGCAGGTCCTCTCTGAGCGCCGCGGTTCCATTGAGGAGCAACCTGCGCCCGAGACGTCAGCCGCGGCTgttcgtgtctctcgctcttcctccgacTCGGAGAACCTCTTTGCCTcttgctctgcttctcttcgaaATCTGGAGCCGGATGACATCAGCGATCCGGAAAACGAAGCTGcggcgcctgcatgcgccgagaCAGGTGCATCGCGCGCGCAAGACGCTGCAGCCGTACGTGCGGACGCGGAGAACCTGGGAGAGGGCGAAAGCCACATGGAAACTGCTTCCACACGAGCGGAGTCTCTCGCAAAGGACGCAATAAGTAGCAAAGTCTCACGGCGGGGCTCCGCGCATACATCCTCAGATGCCTCGGGGCAGTGTCAGGATGCCCTCCCTTCTGTAGGGGAAGGAAAACCTGGCGAGATGAACGGGAGggaggaagatggagaggcCGAGAAACCGGAGGCCAGTGCGGAGAGTTTACAGGGAAGCGATGGACAGGCAAATGAGAGTGAGGCGCCGAAACCCGGCGGAGGCAGAGTCGACGCGAAAATGCGGGCAAAATTCAAAAGAGAATTCGTGCGCAGTTGGGTCGACATCAACCGCGCGCCTTCCTGGCCTCCCATCAAGAAAAACAAG TACCTCAGCAGCGACTGGAAACGCGTGGACCTCAGAACGGCGGCGGGCGAGATTCGcgtggaaacgaagaaacatcGGCTTTTCTTGAACGatttgtgtttcctcttcgacGGCGTTTACACCCAAAAGAGCACCCTGGGAAGGAAGGCAG GACTCGGCCTTTTCTGCGAACGACCTGAAGGACTTCACAAGGGCCAAATCATCACGGAATTCGTCGGCTGGCTCGTCGATCGGGACCTCGCCGAAAGCTACAGAAAACAGCGAACCGCCTCTCACATCGTCGCCGTCCAG AAAGGCTTCCTGTACATCGACGGAGCAAAAGAGCCGGCGTACGGCATGGGCGGCGGAAGCTTCGCGAATGACGGCAGCGAATTTCTCGGAGGCCCGGGGAACAACGCGCAGTTCTACCACTG GTTTGACGACGAGTTAGGGCGGACGCGGGTTTTCCTGCGAGCCACAGCGGACAtcaagaacggagaagaaattTTCGTTCCGTACCACAAGACGTACTGGGTAGACAATTTTGAAGAACAG GCCGAGAATTGCCCGGATGCATTCAAGCAGCGGAAGCTGGagcagctgcggcggcggTACAAAAATCCTGAGTTTGTGCACATTCCACATCGCGAGGAGGTAGCGATgcgcgagcgagaggaggcggagCGTAGGAAGCgggacaaggaagagagtgagaagaagaaggcggccgCGAAACAGCCGCGGTGTCCCGTCAAGCGCCCCTGCTCGGCGTacctgctcttctctgtcgcgcgtcGGAAGGAGTTGCTGAAGGCCTGCGGCATTTTGTCAAAAGGCGACGACGAACCGGCTTCGCAGCAGGTCTCAGAAAGCCCAGAAGTTCCGCGAGAAGGCCAGCGGAAgcgccgcgcctcctctgcgtctcagGCGGCGGCGCCCGTCCCCGCGGCGGCTAATAAACGgcgaaaagcggagaaagacgagcCGAGCAGCCCTGAAGAAACCAAGAGGGGACAGGTTGTGGCCGCTGCAGGCTTGAAGCGCGGGGCGGCGCGTCCTGCATGTGTGGGCGACGAGACCGCGCAGAAGCTGGCTGGCTGGCTAGCGAAAGACGGCGCCGCAAATGTGCGGACGTTGTGTGCAGAGTTGACGCGCGAGGTGGCGCGAGAGTGGGGAAACATGCGAcccgaggagaagaagccatGGGAGCAGCtggcggagaaagagaagatcCGGTACGCAAAGGCGGTCCGGACGTGGAgggagaaactgaagaagaagaagagcgggagggagacggcgacgcgCAAGCGGAAGGTGCCCTGCTCGAGGAAGGGGCATGGCACCGAGaagggcgagaaggcggggaAAGTCAAGCCGCAGGCGGACACGAGCCCAAGGGAGGCGGCCCcagaagggacagagacgcgcgacCACGAGGACGTCCAGGCGGGAGCGAAAGACAGGGcagcgacacagaaagagcGATGA